One region of Parambassis ranga chromosome 12, fParRan2.1, whole genome shotgun sequence genomic DNA includes:
- the LOC114443937 gene encoding prolactin-releasing peptide receptor-like — MEGNHSGSTGSPQPSVPQQTDGQIYEVAVQSNSTNRSSQFADVALLQTFKPLIIPCYVLVVVVGVFGNYLLLYVICRTRKMHNVTNFFIGNLAFSDMLMCVTCVPFTLAYAFNPHGWVFGQSMCYLVFLIQPVTVYVSVFTLTAIAVDRYYATVHPLKKRTSVSTCASVLTGIWLLSCGLVAPAVTHTYYVEFKEEGLTICEEFWLGQEKERRAYAYSTLLVTYVLPLSAVFVSYLCITVKLKKCVAPGNRTQGQTGAQQARKRKIFRLVALLVSAFAVCWLPIHVFNMLRDIDIHLINKRYFLLIQLLCHLCAMSSSCCNPFLYAWLHDRFRTELRKMFKCHRRIGVSANHCAAGVVL; from the exons ATGGAGGGTAATCATAGTGGCTCCACTGGAAGCCCGCAGCCATCTGTGCCACAACAGACTGACGGGCAAATTTACGAAGTTGCCGTACAAAGTAACTCCACAAACCGCAGCTCCCAGTTTGCAGATGTGGCCCTGCTGCAGACGTTCAAGCCCCTCATCATCCCATGTTACGTGCTTGTAGTGGTGGTGGGTGTCTTTGGGAATTACCTGCTCCTGTATGTCATCTGTCGGACACGCAAGATGCACAACGTTACCAACTTCTTCATCGGAAACCTGGCCTTCTCTGACATGCTCATGTGTGTGACCTGCGTCCCCTTTACCCTGGCCTATGCCTTCAACCCACATGGCTGGGTTTTTGGCCAGTCTATGTGCTATCTGGTGTTCCTCATCCAACCTGTCACAGTCTATGTTTCTGTCTTCACGCTCACTGCTATTGCTGTGGACAG ATATTATGCAACAGTTCATCCCTTGAAGAAGCGCACGTCTGTATCCACGTGTGCTTCTGTCCTGACTGGGATCTGGCTGCTGTCCTGTGGTTTGGTTGCTCCAGCCGTGACCCACACCTACTACGTTGAGTTTAAAGAAGAAGGCCTCACTATCTGCGAGGAGTTCTGGCTGGGTCAGGAGAAAGAACGACGTGCTTATGCATACAGCACCCTGCTGGTCACTTATGTCCTACCCCTGTcagctgtctttgtgtcttaTCTCTGCATCACTGTCAAATTAAAGAAGTGTGTCGCCCCAGGCAACAGGACACAAGGCCAGACGGGTGCTCAGCAGGCTCGTAAGAGAAAAATCTTTCGCCTTGTTGCACTTTTAGTGTCTGCTTTTGCAGTGTGTTGGCTTCCTATCCATGTGTTCAACATGCTGCGAGACATTGACATTCACCTCATCAACAAACGCTACTTTTTACTCATCCAGTTGCTGTGCCACCTCTGCGCCATGAGCTCGTCTTGCTGTAACCCCTTCCTGTACGCGTGGCTGCATGATCGCTTCCGCACTGAGCTACGGAAGATGTTCAAGTGTCATCGTCGTATCGGAGTGTCTGCCAATCACTGTGCTGCTGGTGTGGTATTGTAG
- the brf2 gene encoding transcription factor IIIB 50 kDa subunit isoform X2, translated as MLLFLFSCKDKLFTGSGYLSLKHMSSLNTRGCQGQEILLLCANDTVSYSNSTAVSKKPCMNLIKGLQRVKAICRTLRVNSAIEDLSQTYYKQAYQHDHFFKVKLQKKEVLGGCCVLVSCRLLNWPITMGTISCVLDADVAVVGTIYQEMIKILCIEAPITNVTDIMEAHCQEYKISLPHVPEELAESSKDLTKHAVALVELAADSWIVTGRRPVSIMMAAVYLAWQSLKPNKQRLKFSLDKFCQIAKIDKHKPALKRIAEIKQVLCKLGKEIPWVKEEVTPDNVVRQIEDILKYRYALLRRALRTHEDTLLAECQVSGVELLPEDTAPSQNSKPVDQTPHTSSIEQDGQNVETEKQPEDGGDKSEHSVPQEHKVPEPNWGKRELFAPPCVVNPKKRRRAAQPQMRDVASDEEISDSEIDSYIRSPQEARDFALSQKLLSLSDSKKS; from the exons atgttgttgtttcttttcagTTGTAAGGATAAACTTTTCACGGGATCGGGATACTTGTCCCTCAAACACATGAGTAGTTTAAACACTAGAGGGTGTCAAGGTCAGGAAatcctcctcctgtgtgctaATGACA CTGTCAGCTACAGTAATAGCACAGCTGTGTCCAAAAAGCCGTGTATGAACCTAATTAAAG GTCTGCAACGTGTGAAAGCTATCTGCCGGACTCTCAGGGTTAACAGTGCAATTGAAGATCTTTCACAGACCTATTATAAGCAGGCCTACCAGCACGACCACTTCTTTAAAGTGAAACTCCAGAAGAAAGAGGTTCTGGGTGGTTGCTGTGTGCTGGTGAGCTGCAGACTGCTCAACTGGCCTATTACCATGGGAACCATCAGCTGTGTGCTGGATGCTGATGTAGCGGTAGTGGGGACAATTTATCAAGAGATGATCAAGATCCTTTGCATTGAGGCGCCGATCACCAATGTTACTGATATAATGGAGGCTCACTGTCAGGA ATACAAAATTAGTTTGCCTCATGTCCCTGAGGAATTGGCTGAGAGCTCCAAGGACTTGACCAAGCATGCTGTGGCCCTGGTGGAATTGGCAGCAGACTCCTGGATTGTGACTGGCCGGAGACCCGTCTCCATCATGATGGCGGCAGTCTATTTGGCCTGGCAGTCCTTGAAACCCAATAAGCAACGGCTCAAATTTTCTCTGGACAAATTCTGCCAGATTGCTAAAATAGACAAGCACAAGCCAGCCCTGAAGAGAATTGCTGAGATCAAACAGGTGCTATGCAAGCTAGGCAAAGAGATTCCTTGGGTCAAGGAAGAAGTGACACCAGATAATGTTGTCCGTCAAATAGAGGACATTCTGAAGTACAGGTACGCTCTGCTAAGGAGGGCATTGAGAACTCACGAGGACACTCTGCTGGCAGAGTGCCAGGTCAGCGGTGTGGAGCTTCTACCTGAGGACACTGCTCCGTCACAAAACTCCAAACCTGTAGATCAGACTCCACATACATCATCCATTGAGCAGGATGGGCAAAATGTGGAAACCGAAAAGCAGCCGGAAGATGGAGGTGATAAGTCAGAACACAGTGTACCTCAGGAGCACAAAGTTCCAGAACCTAACTGGGGGAAGAGAGAACTGTTTGCTCCTCCGTGTGTGGTTAAtcctaaaaaaagaagaagagcggCACAGCCTCAGATGAGGGATGTAGCCAGTGATGAGGAAATATCTGACAGTGAAATTGATTCATATATTCGCTCTCCTCAAGAAGCTAGAGACTTCGCTCTGTCACAGAAGTTATTGTCTTTGAGTGACAGTAAGAAATCATAA
- the brf2 gene encoding transcription factor IIIB 50 kDa subunit isoform X1: MSRPGLSCPGCGSSNIVEEELYAQTQVVCVDCGSVVSEGILANDPVGGSAVSYSNSTAVSKKPCMNLIKGLQRVKAICRTLRVNSAIEDLSQTYYKQAYQHDHFFKVKLQKKEVLGGCCVLVSCRLLNWPITMGTISCVLDADVAVVGTIYQEMIKILCIEAPITNVTDIMEAHCQEYKISLPHVPEELAESSKDLTKHAVALVELAADSWIVTGRRPVSIMMAAVYLAWQSLKPNKQRLKFSLDKFCQIAKIDKHKPALKRIAEIKQVLCKLGKEIPWVKEEVTPDNVVRQIEDILKYRYALLRRALRTHEDTLLAECQVSGVELLPEDTAPSQNSKPVDQTPHTSSIEQDGQNVETEKQPEDGGDKSEHSVPQEHKVPEPNWGKRELFAPPCVVNPKKRRRAAQPQMRDVASDEEISDSEIDSYIRSPQEARDFALSQKLLSLSDSKKS; the protein is encoded by the exons ATGTCTCGTCCGGGTTTGAGCTGCCCTGGCTGCGGCTCCTCAAACATCGTGGAGGAAGAGCTGTACGCTCAGACCCAGGTGGTGTGCGTGGACTGCGGCTCGGTGGTGTCTGAGGGAATTTTGGCCAATGATCCAGTCGGAGGTTCAG CTGTCAGCTACAGTAATAGCACAGCTGTGTCCAAAAAGCCGTGTATGAACCTAATTAAAG GTCTGCAACGTGTGAAAGCTATCTGCCGGACTCTCAGGGTTAACAGTGCAATTGAAGATCTTTCACAGACCTATTATAAGCAGGCCTACCAGCACGACCACTTCTTTAAAGTGAAACTCCAGAAGAAAGAGGTTCTGGGTGGTTGCTGTGTGCTGGTGAGCTGCAGACTGCTCAACTGGCCTATTACCATGGGAACCATCAGCTGTGTGCTGGATGCTGATGTAGCGGTAGTGGGGACAATTTATCAAGAGATGATCAAGATCCTTTGCATTGAGGCGCCGATCACCAATGTTACTGATATAATGGAGGCTCACTGTCAGGA ATACAAAATTAGTTTGCCTCATGTCCCTGAGGAATTGGCTGAGAGCTCCAAGGACTTGACCAAGCATGCTGTGGCCCTGGTGGAATTGGCAGCAGACTCCTGGATTGTGACTGGCCGGAGACCCGTCTCCATCATGATGGCGGCAGTCTATTTGGCCTGGCAGTCCTTGAAACCCAATAAGCAACGGCTCAAATTTTCTCTGGACAAATTCTGCCAGATTGCTAAAATAGACAAGCACAAGCCAGCCCTGAAGAGAATTGCTGAGATCAAACAGGTGCTATGCAAGCTAGGCAAAGAGATTCCTTGGGTCAAGGAAGAAGTGACACCAGATAATGTTGTCCGTCAAATAGAGGACATTCTGAAGTACAGGTACGCTCTGCTAAGGAGGGCATTGAGAACTCACGAGGACACTCTGCTGGCAGAGTGCCAGGTCAGCGGTGTGGAGCTTCTACCTGAGGACACTGCTCCGTCACAAAACTCCAAACCTGTAGATCAGACTCCACATACATCATCCATTGAGCAGGATGGGCAAAATGTGGAAACCGAAAAGCAGCCGGAAGATGGAGGTGATAAGTCAGAACACAGTGTACCTCAGGAGCACAAAGTTCCAGAACCTAACTGGGGGAAGAGAGAACTGTTTGCTCCTCCGTGTGTGGTTAAtcctaaaaaaagaagaagagcggCACAGCCTCAGATGAGGGATGTAGCCAGTGATGAGGAAATATCTGACAGTGAAATTGATTCATATATTCGCTCTCCTCAAGAAGCTAGAGACTTCGCTCTGTCACAGAAGTTATTGTCTTTGAGTGACAGTAAGAAATCATAA
- the LOC114443727 gene encoding glycerol-3-phosphate acyltransferase 4-like, with translation MAWFTLPVDILLCRCLGIFITVWLTLLFVFIIVPAVLGVSFGIRKFYMRTLLKIFEWATLRMELGAKEKNQELYKPNTNGIIAKEPPSSLQQEIQELRGSSSCLRSEPEFEMADIFYFCRRGVESIVDDEVTKRFSAQELESWNLLTRSNYNFRHISVRLTVLWGLGVLIRYGVLLPFRVTLAVTSISLLVVLSTILGFLPSGELRSCLSENVQLMCYRICVRALTAIITYHNSENKPKNGGICVANHTTPIDVIILANDGCYSMVGQVHGGLMGMVQRAMVKSSAHIWFERSEVKDRHLVAKRLSDHVADKTKQPILIFPEGTCINNTSVMMFKKGSFEIGCTVYPVAIKYDPRFGDAFWNSSKFGMVSYLLRMMSSWAIVCSVWYLPPMNREEGEDAVQFANRVKAAIAAQGGLVDLIWDGGLKRAKVKDAFKEEQQKLYSKVLVGNNKDKSDPKCPEDQKAAEDKSSKDAAKGQ, from the exons ATGGCTTGGTTTACGCTGCCTGTTGACATCCTGCTGTGCAGGTGTCTTGGCATCTTCATCACAGTGTGGTTGActcttctgtttgtcttcatAATTGTGCCAGCCGTACTTGGAGTCTCTTTTGGTATACGAAAGTTTTACATGAGGACACTTCTCAAAATATTTGAG tggGCAACTTTGCGGATGGAGCTGGGAGCAAAGGAAAAGAATCAGGAGCTTTATAAACCAAACACCAATG GTATCATAGCCAAAGAACCACCGTCATCGTTGCAGCAGGAGATCCAGGAGCTCCGGGGTTCCAGCAGCTGTCTGCGCTCAGAGCCAGAGTTTGAGATGGCTGACATCTTCTACTTCTGCCGCAGAGGTGTGGAGAGCATTGTGGATGATGAGGTGACTAAGCGCTTCTCAGCCCAGGAACTGGAGAGCTGGAACTTGCTGACTCGAAGCAACTACAACTTCCGCCACATTAGTGTGAGGCTTACTGTCCTGTGGGGGCTGGGAGTTCTGATCCGCTATGGCGTCCTGCTGCCTTTCAG GGTTACTCTGGCAGTCACTAGCATTAGTCTGCTCGTAGTCCTGTCCACCATACTGGGATTTTTACCCAGTGGAGA GTTGAGGTCCTGCCTGAGTGAGAATGTTCAACTGATGTGTTACCGCATCTGTGTTAGAGCTCTGACAGCAATCATCACCTATCACAACAG TGAGAACAAACCTAAGAATGGTGGCATCTGTGTGGCCAATCACACAACACCCATTGATGTCATAATCCTGGCCAATGATGGCTGCTACTCCATG GTTGGCCAGGTGCACGGAGGGTTGATGGGAATGGTCCAAAGAGCCATGGTCAAATCCTCTGCTCACATCTGGTTTGAAAGATCAGAAGTCAAAGACAGACACCTAGTGGCCAAACG GCTCAGCGATCATGTCGCTGATAAAACCAAACAGCCCATCCTCATCTTCCCTGAAG GTACGTGCATCAACAACACCTCTGTGATGATGTTCAAGAAGGGCAGCTTTGAGATCGGCTGCACCGTCTATCCAGTTGCTATTAAG TATGATCCTCGCTTTGGGGATGCTTTCTGGAACAGCAGTAAATTTGGCATGGTGAGTTATCTACTGAGGATGATGAGCAGCTGGGCTATCGTCTGCAGCGTTTGGTATCTGCCACCTATGAACAGAGAG GAAGGGGAGGATGCAGTGCAGTTTGCCAATAGAGTGAAAGCAGCCATAGCTGCACAAGGAGGATTGGTGGACCTCATTTG GGATGGAGGCCTGAAACGAGCAAAAGTGAAAGATGCTTttaaagaggagcagcagaagctTTACAGCAAAGTTCTTGTAGGCAACAACAAGGACAAGAGTGATCCCAAATGTCCAGAGGAtcaaaaagcagcagaggatAAAAGCAGCAAAGATGCTGCAAAGGGACAATGA
- the cabp1b gene encoding calcium-binding protein 1b isoform X2: MGNSVKSLKIFNKKDRELRPEEMDELREAFKEFDKDKDGFIGCKDLGNCMRTMGYMPTEMELIELSQQINMNLGGHVDFEDFVELMGPKLLAETADMIGIKELRDAFKEFDTNGDGQISTAELREAMKKLLGQQVGHRDLEDILRDIDLNGDGHVDFEEFVRMMSR, encoded by the exons GACCGAGAGTTGAGGCCAGAAGAAATGGATG AGTTGCGCGAGGCATTTAAGGAgtttgacaaagacaaagacggCTTTATTGGCTGTAAAGACCTGGGAAACTGCATGAGAACGATGGGCTACATGCCAACAGAGATGGAGCTCATTGAACTGAGCCAGCAGATCAACATGAATT TGGGAGGTCATGTTGACTTTGAGGACTTTGTTGAACTCATGGGGCCCAAACTTCTGGCAGAAACGGCAGACATGATCGGAATAAAGGAACTGAGGGACGCATTCAAAGAG TTCGACACAAATGGAGATGGCCAGATCAGCACAGCAGAACTTAGAGAAGCAATGAAAAAACTTTTAGGACAACAG GTGGGACACAGAGATCTGGAGGACATCCTACGAGACATTGACCTCAACGGAGATGGACACGTAGACtttgaag AATTTGTGCGAATGATGTCTCGATGA
- the LOC114443976 gene encoding trichohyalin-like, with amino-acid sequence MSLADQQWCPTSVQVTVLQARGLRIKGKSGTNDAYAVMQMGKEKYQTSVVEKSVAPVWKEEASFDLPPLHQGGTERSTLHVHVLHRALVGPDKLLGQAVINLLQLSEDKSRDKTEWFKLLDKTGKADKDRGEVLLDIQFMRNNMTASMCDLSAAGKSRSRLGKFKDKVRGKKKETDSASNMMPSLTQVLTDSEDEANGDGEVAVSKEGKNKKHKMKSFFSPKSNLQRNMSQSMSVLPAKNSSLSSSQSSGLNVDSSEGKKKFKFMIHKRSGSSDSKDSGQKQVPVEQSNLCINGSHVYCEEPQPRASRIGSNFSLASSGHGSMEDVPENSPPSVDSLRAGTQYSAWTEEEEDIAEEDDENESRRMEDERMEEERRRKEEKELEKQAEEERRQVEEEERRAKEERVKREEEDRLKQEEEIRRQEEEERMRREKEKKRQVEEERRRREEARRRQEEEDRIKREEEKRRQEEEDRMRREEEKKRQVEEERRREEERRRQEEEDRMRREEEIRRQEEEEKIRIEEEKRRQEKEHRMKREEEKNRQVEEERMRIEEERRRQEEEERRRQGEERMRREEEKRREEEEQRMRKEEDRKRQEEEEAERVRRAEEEEEKRKEKQRRQEEERALEALRVAEVKRRTEEEDRRRREEEEEEILRRQEEEHEKKRKQEQEKRKREEEEEHERLMEEERKRTEAEEKHRREEEEEKIRVAEERRRKEEEEERVRRQEELREKRRLEEEERIRKQEEQRRHEEEERIRKEKQERMEEERRRQEEEEEKARKETEEMERLAETRRQEEQEKKRIEEEEKVRREEEEKIKREERAEKERKEEKAKRLEKEMLKREAEEQEKRENKMRAAGSKPTISYPAEVISTNPFDENCPCNPSESPPGPLSSSAGTGAQLRCQSGVSSVGSRTVSIDEKDLIGSQREKRPAPQPPGRNQTKTVSQKEQDLSMQQTHINKQNKDAKTVSVHPQRSVQMIAPLSRSPADTTKATTAKHSKRPAPSRPHPAEQQTSSEPKTRASSDRDDYSYNPFEDDEDELPDDASTSCTTGPIQWPLAASASEDSASQTKIKSSKTAHAPLPPAVKNDASMSTSIAEAGSVSDDVNIADKPVHVQESALKESQQNIMETRVKKEAPPVASRRLQPVKPLNPLEQQSVSGDLSGALDKTKVNDTGVKGPYSQLTREELISLVLKQEKQLSERDKKISELEQYIDNLLVRVIEEQPSILMSMNSLKKAA; translated from the exons ATGTCCTTGGCGGATCAGCAATGGTGTCCTACAAGCGTCCAGGTAACGGTACTCCAAGCCAGAGGCCTGAGGATAAAGGGAAAAAGCGGCACCAACGATGCGTACGCGGTCATGCAGATGGGGAAGGAGAAGTATCAGACTTCAGTGGTGGAGAAAAGTGTGGCTCCGGTGTGGAAGGAGGAGGCCTCCTTCGACCTGCCGCCGCTGCATCAAGGTGGCACGGAGCGCAGCACGCTGCACGTCCACGTCCTGCACAGGGCCCTGGTGGGCCCAGACAAGCTGCTGGGGCAGGCGGTCATCAACCTGCTGCAACTCAGTGAGGACAAAAGCCGCGACAAGACAGA ATGGTTTAAGTTGCTGGATAAGACTGGAAaggcagacaaagacagaggagaggtgcTTCTGGACATCCAGTTCATGAGGAACAACATGACTGCCAGCATGTGTGatctctctgctgctggaaaATCCCGGTCTCGCCTGGGCAAGTTTAAGGACAAGGTTCGtggaaagaaaaaggagacagaCTCTGCATCCAACATGATGCCATCCCTCACTCAGGTCCTGACAGACAGTGAGGACGAAGCAAATGGAGACGGTGAGGTGGCAGTGAGCAAGGAGGGGAAAAACAAGAAACATAAaatgaagtcatttttttctccaaagtccaacctgcagagaaacatgtCTCAGTCTATGTCAGTTCTTCCTGCGAAGAACTCGTCGCTAAGCAGCAGCCAATCATCTGGTCTGAATGTGGATTCCTCTGAGG GTAAAAAGAAGTTCAAGTTCATGATACATAAACGCTCAGGCAGCTCAGACAGCAAGGATTCTGGCCAGAAACAGGTGCCTGTGGAACAAAGTAACCTGTGCATAAATGGCAGTCATGTATACTGTGAAGAGCCGCAGCCTCGAGCCTCACGTATTGGCTCAAACTTCAGTCTGGCCAGTTCAGGGCATGGGTCTATGGAAGATGTCCCTGAAAACTCCCCTCCATCTGTTGATTCACTGAGAGCAGGGACACAATATTCAGCctggacagaggaagaggaggacatagctgaagaagatgatgaaaaCGAATCCAGAAGAATGGAAGATGAAAGgatggaagaggagaggaggagaaaagaagaaaaagagctTGAGAAGCAGGCTGAAGAGGAGCGGAGAcaagtggaagaagaagaacgaagggccaaagaggagagagttaaaagggaggaagaagatagactgaaacaagaggaagagataaggagacaggaagaggaggagaggatgaggagagagaaagagaaaaagaggcaggtagaggaggagaggaggaggagagaggaagcgagaaggagacaggaggaggaggatagaataaagagagaggaagagaaaaggaggcaggaagaggaggatagaatgaggagagaggaagagaaaaagaggcaggtagaggaggagaggaggagagaagaagagagaaggagacaggaagaggaggatagaatgaggagagaggaagaaataaggagacaggaagaggaggagaagataaggatagaggaagaaaaaaggagACAGGAAAAGGAGCATAGAatgaagagggaggaagagaaaaatagacaggtagaggaggagaggatgaggatagaggaagagagaaggagacaggaagaggaagagaggaggagacagggagaagagaggatgaggagagaggaagaaaagaggagagaggaagaggagcagaggatgagaaaagaggaagatagaaagagacaagaagaagaagaagcagagagggttagaagagcagaagaagaggaagagaagagaaaggaaaagcagaggagacaagaagaagagagggcATTAGAAGCACTTCGAGTAGCAGAGGTAAAGAGGAGAACGGAGGAAGAGGatagaaggaggagggaggaagaagaggaggagatatTGAGAAGGCAAGAAGAAGAGCATGAGAAAAAGcggaaacaagaacaagaaaaaagaaagagggaggaagaggaggaacatgaaAGACtaatggaggaagagaggaaaaggactgaggcagaggagaaacacagaagggaggaggaagaagagaagataaGGGTGGCAGAAGAACGcaggaggaaagaagaggaagaagaaagggtTAGAAGACAAGAAGAGCTTAGAGAAAAAAGACGActtgaggaagaggaaaggatTAGAAAGCAGGAAGAACAGAGAcgacatgaggaagaggaaagaattaggaaggaaaagcaggaaaggatggaggaggagaggaggagacaagaggaggaagaagagaaggcaaGAAAGGAAACAGAGGAGATGGAAAGATTAGCAGAGACAAGGAgacaagaagaacaagaaaagaagaggattgaggaagaggagaaggttcgcagggaggaagaggagaagatcaagagagaggagagagctgagaaggaaagaaaagaagagaaagcaaAGAGGCTGGAGAAGGAGATGTTAAAAAGAGAGGCAGAAGAacaggagaagagagaaaacaaaatgagGGCTGCAGGGAGTAAACCCACCATCAGCTATCCTGCAGAAGTCATTTCCACTAATCCATTTGATGAAAATTGTCCCTGTAATCCCTCTGAGTCACCTCCTGGACCCCTCAGCAGCAGCGCAGGCACAGGGGCTCAGCTAAG GTGTCAGTCTGGTGTGTCATCAGTAGGAAGCAGGACTGTTTCCATAGATGAAAAGGATCTGATTGGTTCCCAGCGGGAGAAGCGACCAGCTCCCCAGCCTCCAGGAAGAAATCAAACCAAGACAGTGAGTCAGAAGGAGCAGGACCTGTCTATGCAGCAAACGCACATTAACAAGCAGAATAAAGATGCCAAAACTGTCAGTGTTCATCCTCAGCGCTCGGTGCAAATGATCGCACCACTGAGCAGGTCTCCTGCAGATACCACCAAAGCAACCACAGCCAAACACAGCAAACGTCCTGCACCGTCCAGACCTCATCCTGCAGAACAGCAGACATCATCTGAACCAAAAACACGTGCGTCTTCCGACAGAGATGATTACAGCTATAATCCAtttgaggatgatgaagatgagctcCCAGATGATGCATCAACATCTTGCACTACTGGTCCAATACAGTGGCCCCTGGCTGCGTCTGCTAGTGAAGACAGTGCCTctcaaacaaaaatcaaatctTCCAAGACGGCCCATGCGCCGCTACCTCCCGCTGTTAAGAATGACGCCTCAATGAGCACTTCAATTGCTGAAGCAGGCTCTGTTTCAGATGATGTAAATATAGCTGATAAACCTGTGCATGTCCAGGAAAGTGCACTCAAAGAATCCCAGCAGAACATCATGGAGACACGTGTGAAGAAGGAGGCACCtcctgtagcttcacgcag GCTTCAACCTGTGAAGCCCCTTAATCCTCTGGAACAGCAGTCTGTGTCAGGAGACCTCAGTGGAGCTCTGGACAAAACAAAG GTTAATGATACTGGAGTGAAGGGGCCATACTCCCAGCTTACTCGAGAGGAACTGATCTCTTTAGTGCTGAAACAGGAGAAGCAGCTGTCAGAAAGGGATAAGAAGATATCCGAGCTGGAGCAATATATTGACAACTTACTTGTGCGGGTTATAGAAGAGCAGCCAAGTATCCTCATGTCCATGAACTCCTTGAAGAAAGCTGCCTAG